From a region of the Triticum aestivum cultivar Chinese Spring chromosome 7D, IWGSC CS RefSeq v2.1, whole genome shotgun sequence genome:
- the LOC123166924 gene encoding DNA-repair protein XRCC1 isoform X1, which yields MPESSSDPGNGKGKRSLPSWMGSGDGGGGGGSPGKKKHAEAARERAPTGPDFSKLLDGVVFVLSGFVNPERGRLRSQALDMGAVYRPDWSSDCTLLVCAFANTPKFRQVQSENGTIVAKEWISESHSQRKLVDIEPYLMHAGNPWRKNKEPAESSQGDQKKPRKEHERQLEKTHAKTPPSAATKAGHSGAINKQFSPSKIKQWAMDDFAKTISWLESQEEKPEPNELKAIAAEGVITCLQDAIESLEQGNDISGVAEQWSFVPHVVDELVRLDGEGSSLSKEQLAQLATKCKKIYQAEFAQMDSGGKKGNERPGKTGADDAQYDSDDTIEMTEEEIDLACRQFSGISS from the exons ATGCCGGAGTCGAGCTCGGATCCGGGCAATGGCAAGGGCAAGAGGAGCCTCCCTTCCTGGatgggctccggcgacggcggcggcggcgggggaagtCCGGGCAAGAAGAAGCACGCGGAGGCGGCCCGCGAGAGGGCCCCAACAGGGCCGGATTTCTCCAAACTCTTG GATGGGGTGGTCTTTGTGCTGTCAGGGTTCGTGAACCCTGAGAGGGGCAGGCTGCGCTCCCAGGCGCTGGATATGGGGGCGGTGTACCGGCCCGATTGGTCGTCGGATTGCACGCTTCTTGTTTGCGCGTTTGCCAACACCCCCAAGTTTCGGCAGGTGCAGTCGGAGAACGGGACCATCGTCGCCAAG GAATGGATCTCAGAATCTCACAGCCAAAGAAAACTCGTTGACATTGAGCCTTACCTTATGCATGCTGGAAATCCATGGCGCAAAAATAAAGAGCCAGCTGAATCCAGTCAAGGTG ATCAGAAGAAGCCACGTAAAGAGCATGAAAGGCAACTTGAGAAGACTCATGCTAAGACACCGCCCTCTGCTGCCACTAAG GCAGGACATTCAGGTGCTATAAATAAACAATTTTCCCCTTCGAAAATTAAACAATGGGCAATGGATGATTTTGCGAAGACAATATCATGGTTGGAGAGCCAAGAAGAGAAG CCAGAGCCAAACGAATTGAAGGCAATAGCTGCTGAAGGGGTTATCACTTGTCTGCAGGATGCCATTGAATCCCTCGAGCAAGGCAAT GATATCAGTGGGGTGGCAGAGCAGTGGAGCTTTGTCCCCCACGTTGTGGACGAGCTAGTGCGGCTTGACGGAGAGGGATCGTCGCTGTCTAAAGAACAGCTCGCCCAACTAGCAACCAAATGCAAGAAAATCTACCAGGCCGAGTTTGCCCAGATGGACAGTGGTGGCAAGAAGGGCAACGAGCGTCCTGGGAAGACCGGAGCGGACGACGCTCAGTACGACAGTGATGATACGATCGAGATGACGGAGGAAGAGATCGATCTGGCTTGCAGACAGTTCTCAGGGATTAGTAGCTAG
- the LOC123166924 gene encoding DNA-repair protein XRCC1 isoform X2, whose translation MPESSSDPGNGKGKRSLPSWMGSGDGGGGGGSPGKKKHAEAARERAPTGPDFSKLLDGVVFVLSGFVNPERGRLRSQALDMGAVYRPDWSSDCTLLVCAFANTPKFRQVQSENGTIVAKEWISESHSQRKLVDIEPYLMHAGNPWRKNKEPAESSQDQKKPRKEHERQLEKTHAKTPPSAATKAGHSGAINKQFSPSKIKQWAMDDFAKTISWLESQEEKPEPNELKAIAAEGVITCLQDAIESLEQGNDISGVAEQWSFVPHVVDELVRLDGEGSSLSKEQLAQLATKCKKIYQAEFAQMDSGGKKGNERPGKTGADDAQYDSDDTIEMTEEEIDLACRQFSGISS comes from the exons ATGCCGGAGTCGAGCTCGGATCCGGGCAATGGCAAGGGCAAGAGGAGCCTCCCTTCCTGGatgggctccggcgacggcggcggcggcgggggaagtCCGGGCAAGAAGAAGCACGCGGAGGCGGCCCGCGAGAGGGCCCCAACAGGGCCGGATTTCTCCAAACTCTTG GATGGGGTGGTCTTTGTGCTGTCAGGGTTCGTGAACCCTGAGAGGGGCAGGCTGCGCTCCCAGGCGCTGGATATGGGGGCGGTGTACCGGCCCGATTGGTCGTCGGATTGCACGCTTCTTGTTTGCGCGTTTGCCAACACCCCCAAGTTTCGGCAGGTGCAGTCGGAGAACGGGACCATCGTCGCCAAG GAATGGATCTCAGAATCTCACAGCCAAAGAAAACTCGTTGACATTGAGCCTTACCTTATGCATGCTGGAAATCCATGGCGCAAAAATAAAGAGCCAGCTGAATCCAGTCAAG ATCAGAAGAAGCCACGTAAAGAGCATGAAAGGCAACTTGAGAAGACTCATGCTAAGACACCGCCCTCTGCTGCCACTAAG GCAGGACATTCAGGTGCTATAAATAAACAATTTTCCCCTTCGAAAATTAAACAATGGGCAATGGATGATTTTGCGAAGACAATATCATGGTTGGAGAGCCAAGAAGAGAAG CCAGAGCCAAACGAATTGAAGGCAATAGCTGCTGAAGGGGTTATCACTTGTCTGCAGGATGCCATTGAATCCCTCGAGCAAGGCAAT GATATCAGTGGGGTGGCAGAGCAGTGGAGCTTTGTCCCCCACGTTGTGGACGAGCTAGTGCGGCTTGACGGAGAGGGATCGTCGCTGTCTAAAGAACAGCTCGCCCAACTAGCAACCAAATGCAAGAAAATCTACCAGGCCGAGTTTGCCCAGATGGACAGTGGTGGCAAGAAGGGCAACGAGCGTCCTGGGAAGACCGGAGCGGACGACGCTCAGTACGACAGTGATGATACGATCGAGATGACGGAGGAAGAGATCGATCTGGCTTGCAGACAGTTCTCAGGGATTAGTAGCTAG